From a single Solenopsis invicta isolate M01_SB chromosome 4, UNIL_Sinv_3.0, whole genome shotgun sequence genomic region:
- the LOC105201434 gene encoding adhesion G protein-coupled receptor A3 isoform X1, with amino-acid sequence MKASLLFAILLPTWASAVVCPQHCTCKSVGAQAEWLRLKCGNLLEEVKDVDLNKVSVELIQLDLSKNAIYTVQVDSFVNLTNLRRLDLSNNKINSIGEGCFNGLENLERLDLSQNQISTIDSYAFKKLLNLKRLDLSENQITALVPSLFHDLLVLDRLKLNGNSLTTLKEGTFHGLKMLKQLDLSNNPWKCNCDLYWFSNWIYNSSIKLNPTPKCASPALAKGQPVKKLKFLEELQCQWISPAVEIRPFQNQVVFAGDSITLKCRAPSVTVDKTARLNWLWYPNATAEITDLNAYKDPRQNLPNIKVDNRYLSDSGIVDSALSIVPIKEEHNGQWNCLLVSVNGNKSRAVSVIVISEQTRYCPLTVTTDNKGIYTWPRTVVGWKAELPCEGSRLSGLMQAPLKAFYHCNMSGQWEHLNTESCPYISHTTKILEQFSKVNLSLTKSSLLETAKRFKNYTGNGSVKLTDPVEIHFIVRTIENYLNFLIDEKELGIMLVDIVSSMMKLPKEMLKKAEINFKACTRLIRAVERITEFTPSIQSHKKYMVLEEFRVKRDSFGGLTCTWYTNIAANADADARYLHCTTINRTSPMNTKDKAIEASIQLPASLLQHSQDGVITQQLMISMYSDSRLFPKTTANDSMDISTCIVGSKLIGTSVRNLSEPVYVMLKAPLYHYNGKRPRPVVWDETLNNVGAWTSDGCHLTNLLNNLIVFHCDRLGYYGLLQDVSHLDMNGLHRAKFRYSHPAIYIGSFVTITCLMIMSVTYIISYTSITMPKKAKHSVINTWFAMALLSFLYSIGIQQTEHIEICQGVGLVLHYLSLCCLLWMAVSASNMYKKLTKPGLDVIPDDELPDQPLPKPLLGLYLVGWGVALIICGISGAINLREYAGYSHCFLMSGPPLAALFIPSGILIAYLLIFLLLIRRAIQNVDTNAQLSEGTQATENMDLELLEPNANPSGDRNSMRSTQTVSSDIEDPEHSQFTQWKGQVIMLVLYLISWCGAAAVTVKPFNSPFEETVFAVSYAITTSSLGMFVLFFYGIARNDVRSQWLKMRCWLEKRKNRCCRTRSVCDANAAIPTQPLVQNFVPPLSNSQATQAISDSNSIASSRNTNQSQQIYNSSKLTEFVANRENMPAIPVNTKAANLIVMHRHQYRSNNSVTTYTEPSSACVEMFYNPHQSGVARKFFKKQRRHATAKKNNLGPRKQGDGGATSDGGSCISIPRPKINNSLERSILSSSAKVNNTNIHVELNPINDIKNVNILSDSGGSISEERNIPIRFVIGQENLMHNIKKINNSMQQDSLHINIATSNTMRETPQPRRAALDSDADVSKTDEEWHLRNVSQQCSLEYSSEVDTVTQMTSERSDHNLPEICENMETAEEERFSRKRCPSVNEIDVVTEEERASRDVRRLYLSNSMYCLSLEHEKLPMNSYCNSLNDITSLMSVQHRDYSKPSFVDVQSTTSSNLCGQEVPESRESFNRSERSLFEINSLTSDNPCTLTPHAETPYACSLSNIYCTSDKSLEENNFREEPQLPDVDHNVFNAPESKDLLLEKNFSSLADIPSISRSSSRDINNLNLIGEMNACTEPAKSSDIQQFEANEIYLDESMSHLPVKKETSV; translated from the exons ATGAAGGCCAGTCTTCTGTTCGCTATACTGCTTCCAACATGGGCCAGCGCGGTTGTGTGTCCACAGCATTGCACATGCAAGTCGGTCGGCGCTCAAGCCGAATGGCTGCGTCTCAAGTGCGGCAACCTCTTGGAAGAAGTCAAGGATGTGGACCTCAACAAAGTCAGCGTGGAACTTATACAGCT AGATTTGAGCAAGAATGCCATTTATACAGTTCAAGTAGACTCCTTTGTGAATCTGACGAATCTCAGGAGACTCGATTTATCAAACAACAAGATTAATTCTATTGGCGAGGGTTGTTTCAATGGCTTGGAAAACTTGGAGCGATT GGATTTGAGCCAGAATCAGATATCAACAATAGACAGTTATGCATTCAAGAAATTATTGAATCTCAAAAGGCT CGATTTGTCTGAAAATCAAATTACTGCTCTGGTGCCATCCTTATTTCATGATTTGTTGGTCTTAGATCGTTT GAAATTAAATGGAAACAGTTTAACTACTTTGAAAGAAGGCACATTTCATGGACTTAAGATGTTAAAGCAGCT GGACTTGTCTAATAATCCTTGGAAGTGTAACTGTGATCTATACTGGTTTAGTAATTGGATCTACAATTCTtcgattaaattaaa TCCAACGCCCAAGTGCGCATCGCCAGCGCTCGCTAAAGGGCAACCAGTGAAGAAATTGAAATTCTTGGAGGAGCTTCAATGTCAGTGGATATCTCCGGCAGTTGAAATTCGTCCATTTCAAAACCAAGTAGTCTTCGCTGGAGATTCGATTACCTTGAAATGCAGAGCACCTAGCGTCACGGTAGACAAAACCGCTAGATTGAATTGGTTGTGGTATCCTAATGCTACCGCCGAAATCACAGACTTAAATGCCTACAAAGATCCGCGGCAGAATTTACCTAACATTAAGGTTGATAACAGATATCTTTCGGACAGCGGCATCGTAGACAG TGCTCTTAGTATAGTCCCGATCAAGGAGGAACATAATGGGCAATGGAATTGTTTATTGGTTTCCGTAAACGGCAACAAGTCGAGAGCAGTTAGCGTCATCGTAATATCCGAGCAAACGCGTTATTGTCCTTTAACAG taacgaCGGACAACAAGGGTATTTACACATGGCCGAGAACGGTAGTAGGATGGAAAGCAGAGCTGCCGTGCGAAGGCAGTCGTCTATCGGGCTTAATGCAAGCGCCCTTGAAAGCTTTTTATCACTGTAACATGAGCGGTCAGTGGGAACATCTAAATACAGAATCGTGTCCCTACATATCTCATACGACGAAAATCTTGGAACAATTTTCGAAAGTTAATCTATCTCTGACAAAAAGCAGCTTACTGGAAACGGCtaagagatttaaaaattatacggGAAACGGATCAGTGAAACTAACAGATCCGGTTGAAATTCATTTTATCGTGCGAACTATAGAGAATTACTTGAATTTCTTAATAGATGAGAAAGAACTTGGAATCATGCTGGTCGACATCGTTAGTTCGATGATGAAATTGCCGAAGGAGATGTTAAAGAAAgcggaaataaatttcaaagctTGTACGAGACTTATCAGAGCGGTCGAGCGTATTACGGAATTTACACCGTCTATACAGtcacataaaaaatacatgGTACTCGAAGAGTTTCGAGTCAAGCGCGACAGTTTTGGCGGATTAACGTGTACGTGGTACACAAATATCGCCGCAAACGCCGACGCGGACGCGAGATATCTGCATTGCACAACGATTAACAGAACGTCGCCAATGAATACGAAGGATAAAGCGATAGAGGCTTCCATTCAGTTACCCGCTTCTTTGCTACAACACTCGCAAGATGGTGTAATAACTCAGCAGCTCATGATATCTATGTATAGCGACAGCAGATTATTTCCTAAGACGACTGCAAATGATAGCATGGACATATCAACGTGCATTGTCGGCAGTAAATTAA TTGGTACATCAGTACGAAATCTGTCCGAACCGGTTTATGTCATGCTAAAAGCGCCGTTGTATCATTATAACGGGAAAAGGCCGAGACCAGTGGTATGGGACGAAACGTTGAACAACGTGGGAGCATGGACTAGTGATGGATGCCATTTAACCAACCTATTGAATAATCTGATTGTTTTTCATTGCGATAGATTGGGATATTATGGACTTTTGCAGGATGTTTCGCATCTTGATATGAATGG CTTGCACAGAGCGAAATTCAGGTACTCGCATCCCGCGATTTACATCGGAAGCTTCGTGACAATAACTTGCTTGATGATCATGTCTGTGACGTacattatttcttacacgtCCATCACGATGCCTAAGAAGGCGAAACATTCCGTTATCAATACTTGGTTCGCCATGGCACtgttatcatttttatacaGCATCGGCATCCAGCAAACGGAGCACATCGAGATTTGTCAGGGTGTTGGTCttgttttacattatttgtCGTTGTGTTGCTTGCTGTGGATGGCAGTATCCGCCAG caatatgtacaaaaaattgaCGAAACCAGGTCTCGATGTAATACCCGACGATGAGCTTCCGGATCAACCTTTACCCAAGCCGTTGTTAGGACTTTATTTGGTCGGGTGGGGCGTGGCCTTGATAATCTGCGGAATATCCGGCGCGATCAATCTGCGCGAGTACGCCGGTTACTCCCATTGCTTCCTCATGTCTGGACCGCCGCTCGCCGCGCTTTTCATACCATCCGGAATTTTAATAGCGTACTTGTTAATCTTCCTCTTGCTCATCAGACGCGCGATTCAGAACGTCGACACGAACGCACAATTGTCCGAGGGTACTCAGGCAACGGAGAACATGGATCTGGAATTATTGGAGCCGAATGCGAATCCTTCCGGGGACAGGAACAGCATGCGTAGCACGCAGACGGTGTCATCCGATATCGAAGACCCGGAACACTCGCAGTTTACGCAGTGGAAAGGCCAAGTTATAATGTTGGTGTTATATTTGATATCCTGGTGTGGTGCGGCCGCGGTGACGGTCAAACCGTTCAATTCTCCGTTTGAGGAGACCGTGTTTGCTGTATCGTACGCCATCACCACGAGTTCCCTGGGTATGTTCGTGCTGTTTTTCTATGGGATCGCTCGTAATGACGTCCGGAGTCAGTGGTTGAAAATGCGATGCTGGTTGGAAAAACGCAAGAATCGTTGCTGCCGCACTAGGAGCGTGTGCGATGCGAACGCTGCAATTCCGACACAGCCTTTGGTGCAAAATTTCGTTCCGCCATTGTCGAATTCACAAGCCACTCAAGCGATATCCGATTCGAACTCTATCGCTTCATCGAGAAACACTAATCAGTCGCAGCAGATCTACAACAGCTCGAAACTCACGGAATTCGTGGCCAATCGAGAAAATATGCCTGCCATTCCCGTGAATACGAAAGCGGCGAATCTAATAGTAATGCATCGTCATCAGTATCGTTCTAACAATTCCGTCACCACGTACACCGAACCGTCGTCGGCCTGCGTCGAGATGTTCTACAATCCTCATCAGAGCGGCGTTGCCAGGAAGTTCTTCAAGAAACAACGTAGACACGCGACCGCGAAGAAGAACAATCTCGGCCCGAGGAAGCAGGGCGACGGCGGAGCTACTAGTGACGGCGGCAGTTGCATCTCCATACCTCGGCCTAAGATCAATAATAGCTTAGAACGCAGCATTCTGAGCAGCAGCGCTAAAGTGAACAACACCAATATACACGTTGAACTGAATCCCATAAATGACATAAAAAACGTGAATATATTGTCCGACAGTGGTGGTAGCATCTCTGAAGAAAGAAACATCCCAATACGCTTTGTTATCGGTCAGGAGAACTTGATGCATAATATCAAGAAGATCAATAACAGCATGCAACAGGATAGTTTACACATTAACATCGCGACGTCTAACACAATGAGAGAAACGCCACAACCGAGACGAGCGGCACTAGACTCGGACGCGGACGTTTCGAAGACGGACGAAGAGTGGCACTTACGGAACGTCTCTCAGCAATGTAGCTTGGAATATAGCTCCGAGGTGGACACTGTCACGCAGATGACTAGCGAACGAAGTGATCATAATCTACCGGAAATCTGTGAGAACATGGAAACGGCAGAGGAGGAGCGTTTCTCGAGGAAGAGGTGTCCCAGCGTAAACGAGATTGATGTCGTCACCGAGGAGGAACGCGCGTCGAGAGACGTAAGACGGTTGTATCTTTCCAACAGCATGTACTGTCTATCATTGGAACATGAGAAACTGCCGATGAACAGCTACTGCAATTCGTTGAACGACATCACATCGCTGATGAGCGTGCAGCACCGCGACTACTCGAAACCATCGTTCGTAGATGTACAAAGCACAACCAGTTCAAATCTATGTGGGCAAGAAGTTCCTGAATCCCGAGAATCATTTAACCGCTCAGAACGTTCGCTGTTCGAGATAAACAGCTTGACCAGTGATAATCCATGTACCTTGACACCGCACGCAGAGACTCCCTACGCCTGTTCCCTGTCGAATATCTATTGTACCTCAGACAAAAGTTTGGAGGAGAACAACTTTCGCGAGGAGCCGCAACTGCCAGACGTGGATCATAATGTGTTTAATGCACCCGAGTCGAAAGATCTTCTGCTGGAAAAGAACTTCAGTTCTCTTGCTGATATTCCGTCAATTAGTAGGTCTAGTTCGCGTGATATTAATAATCTCAATTTAATCGGCGAAATGAACGCGTGTACGGAACCTGCAAAGTCGAGTGATATACAACAATTCGAGGCTAATGAAATCTATTTAGATGAATCGATGAGCCATTTGCCAGTTAAGAAAGAAACGAgtgtttaa
- the LOC105201434 gene encoding adhesion G protein-coupled receptor A3 isoform X2: protein MKASLLFAILLPTWASAVVCPQHCTCKSVGAQAEWLRLKCGNLLEEVKDVDLNKVSVELIQLDLSKNAIYTVQVDSFVNLTNLRRLDLSNNKINSIGEGCFNGLENLERLDLSQNQISTIDSYAFKKLLNLKRLKLNGNSLTTLKEGTFHGLKMLKQLDLSNNPWKCNCDLYWFSNWIYNSSIKLNPTPKCASPALAKGQPVKKLKFLEELQCQWISPAVEIRPFQNQVVFAGDSITLKCRAPSVTVDKTARLNWLWYPNATAEITDLNAYKDPRQNLPNIKVDNRYLSDSGIVDSALSIVPIKEEHNGQWNCLLVSVNGNKSRAVSVIVISEQTRYCPLTVTTDNKGIYTWPRTVVGWKAELPCEGSRLSGLMQAPLKAFYHCNMSGQWEHLNTESCPYISHTTKILEQFSKVNLSLTKSSLLETAKRFKNYTGNGSVKLTDPVEIHFIVRTIENYLNFLIDEKELGIMLVDIVSSMMKLPKEMLKKAEINFKACTRLIRAVERITEFTPSIQSHKKYMVLEEFRVKRDSFGGLTCTWYTNIAANADADARYLHCTTINRTSPMNTKDKAIEASIQLPASLLQHSQDGVITQQLMISMYSDSRLFPKTTANDSMDISTCIVGSKLIGTSVRNLSEPVYVMLKAPLYHYNGKRPRPVVWDETLNNVGAWTSDGCHLTNLLNNLIVFHCDRLGYYGLLQDVSHLDMNGLHRAKFRYSHPAIYIGSFVTITCLMIMSVTYIISYTSITMPKKAKHSVINTWFAMALLSFLYSIGIQQTEHIEICQGVGLVLHYLSLCCLLWMAVSASNMYKKLTKPGLDVIPDDELPDQPLPKPLLGLYLVGWGVALIICGISGAINLREYAGYSHCFLMSGPPLAALFIPSGILIAYLLIFLLLIRRAIQNVDTNAQLSEGTQATENMDLELLEPNANPSGDRNSMRSTQTVSSDIEDPEHSQFTQWKGQVIMLVLYLISWCGAAAVTVKPFNSPFEETVFAVSYAITTSSLGMFVLFFYGIARNDVRSQWLKMRCWLEKRKNRCCRTRSVCDANAAIPTQPLVQNFVPPLSNSQATQAISDSNSIASSRNTNQSQQIYNSSKLTEFVANRENMPAIPVNTKAANLIVMHRHQYRSNNSVTTYTEPSSACVEMFYNPHQSGVARKFFKKQRRHATAKKNNLGPRKQGDGGATSDGGSCISIPRPKINNSLERSILSSSAKVNNTNIHVELNPINDIKNVNILSDSGGSISEERNIPIRFVIGQENLMHNIKKINNSMQQDSLHINIATSNTMRETPQPRRAALDSDADVSKTDEEWHLRNVSQQCSLEYSSEVDTVTQMTSERSDHNLPEICENMETAEEERFSRKRCPSVNEIDVVTEEERASRDVRRLYLSNSMYCLSLEHEKLPMNSYCNSLNDITSLMSVQHRDYSKPSFVDVQSTTSSNLCGQEVPESRESFNRSERSLFEINSLTSDNPCTLTPHAETPYACSLSNIYCTSDKSLEENNFREEPQLPDVDHNVFNAPESKDLLLEKNFSSLADIPSISRSSSRDINNLNLIGEMNACTEPAKSSDIQQFEANEIYLDESMSHLPVKKETSV from the exons ATGAAGGCCAGTCTTCTGTTCGCTATACTGCTTCCAACATGGGCCAGCGCGGTTGTGTGTCCACAGCATTGCACATGCAAGTCGGTCGGCGCTCAAGCCGAATGGCTGCGTCTCAAGTGCGGCAACCTCTTGGAAGAAGTCAAGGATGTGGACCTCAACAAAGTCAGCGTGGAACTTATACAGCT AGATTTGAGCAAGAATGCCATTTATACAGTTCAAGTAGACTCCTTTGTGAATCTGACGAATCTCAGGAGACTCGATTTATCAAACAACAAGATTAATTCTATTGGCGAGGGTTGTTTCAATGGCTTGGAAAACTTGGAGCGATT GGATTTGAGCCAGAATCAGATATCAACAATAGACAGTTATGCATTCAAGAAATTATTGAATCTCAAAAGGCT GAAATTAAATGGAAACAGTTTAACTACTTTGAAAGAAGGCACATTTCATGGACTTAAGATGTTAAAGCAGCT GGACTTGTCTAATAATCCTTGGAAGTGTAACTGTGATCTATACTGGTTTAGTAATTGGATCTACAATTCTtcgattaaattaaa TCCAACGCCCAAGTGCGCATCGCCAGCGCTCGCTAAAGGGCAACCAGTGAAGAAATTGAAATTCTTGGAGGAGCTTCAATGTCAGTGGATATCTCCGGCAGTTGAAATTCGTCCATTTCAAAACCAAGTAGTCTTCGCTGGAGATTCGATTACCTTGAAATGCAGAGCACCTAGCGTCACGGTAGACAAAACCGCTAGATTGAATTGGTTGTGGTATCCTAATGCTACCGCCGAAATCACAGACTTAAATGCCTACAAAGATCCGCGGCAGAATTTACCTAACATTAAGGTTGATAACAGATATCTTTCGGACAGCGGCATCGTAGACAG TGCTCTTAGTATAGTCCCGATCAAGGAGGAACATAATGGGCAATGGAATTGTTTATTGGTTTCCGTAAACGGCAACAAGTCGAGAGCAGTTAGCGTCATCGTAATATCCGAGCAAACGCGTTATTGTCCTTTAACAG taacgaCGGACAACAAGGGTATTTACACATGGCCGAGAACGGTAGTAGGATGGAAAGCAGAGCTGCCGTGCGAAGGCAGTCGTCTATCGGGCTTAATGCAAGCGCCCTTGAAAGCTTTTTATCACTGTAACATGAGCGGTCAGTGGGAACATCTAAATACAGAATCGTGTCCCTACATATCTCATACGACGAAAATCTTGGAACAATTTTCGAAAGTTAATCTATCTCTGACAAAAAGCAGCTTACTGGAAACGGCtaagagatttaaaaattatacggGAAACGGATCAGTGAAACTAACAGATCCGGTTGAAATTCATTTTATCGTGCGAACTATAGAGAATTACTTGAATTTCTTAATAGATGAGAAAGAACTTGGAATCATGCTGGTCGACATCGTTAGTTCGATGATGAAATTGCCGAAGGAGATGTTAAAGAAAgcggaaataaatttcaaagctTGTACGAGACTTATCAGAGCGGTCGAGCGTATTACGGAATTTACACCGTCTATACAGtcacataaaaaatacatgGTACTCGAAGAGTTTCGAGTCAAGCGCGACAGTTTTGGCGGATTAACGTGTACGTGGTACACAAATATCGCCGCAAACGCCGACGCGGACGCGAGATATCTGCATTGCACAACGATTAACAGAACGTCGCCAATGAATACGAAGGATAAAGCGATAGAGGCTTCCATTCAGTTACCCGCTTCTTTGCTACAACACTCGCAAGATGGTGTAATAACTCAGCAGCTCATGATATCTATGTATAGCGACAGCAGATTATTTCCTAAGACGACTGCAAATGATAGCATGGACATATCAACGTGCATTGTCGGCAGTAAATTAA TTGGTACATCAGTACGAAATCTGTCCGAACCGGTTTATGTCATGCTAAAAGCGCCGTTGTATCATTATAACGGGAAAAGGCCGAGACCAGTGGTATGGGACGAAACGTTGAACAACGTGGGAGCATGGACTAGTGATGGATGCCATTTAACCAACCTATTGAATAATCTGATTGTTTTTCATTGCGATAGATTGGGATATTATGGACTTTTGCAGGATGTTTCGCATCTTGATATGAATGG CTTGCACAGAGCGAAATTCAGGTACTCGCATCCCGCGATTTACATCGGAAGCTTCGTGACAATAACTTGCTTGATGATCATGTCTGTGACGTacattatttcttacacgtCCATCACGATGCCTAAGAAGGCGAAACATTCCGTTATCAATACTTGGTTCGCCATGGCACtgttatcatttttatacaGCATCGGCATCCAGCAAACGGAGCACATCGAGATTTGTCAGGGTGTTGGTCttgttttacattatttgtCGTTGTGTTGCTTGCTGTGGATGGCAGTATCCGCCAG caatatgtacaaaaaattgaCGAAACCAGGTCTCGATGTAATACCCGACGATGAGCTTCCGGATCAACCTTTACCCAAGCCGTTGTTAGGACTTTATTTGGTCGGGTGGGGCGTGGCCTTGATAATCTGCGGAATATCCGGCGCGATCAATCTGCGCGAGTACGCCGGTTACTCCCATTGCTTCCTCATGTCTGGACCGCCGCTCGCCGCGCTTTTCATACCATCCGGAATTTTAATAGCGTACTTGTTAATCTTCCTCTTGCTCATCAGACGCGCGATTCAGAACGTCGACACGAACGCACAATTGTCCGAGGGTACTCAGGCAACGGAGAACATGGATCTGGAATTATTGGAGCCGAATGCGAATCCTTCCGGGGACAGGAACAGCATGCGTAGCACGCAGACGGTGTCATCCGATATCGAAGACCCGGAACACTCGCAGTTTACGCAGTGGAAAGGCCAAGTTATAATGTTGGTGTTATATTTGATATCCTGGTGTGGTGCGGCCGCGGTGACGGTCAAACCGTTCAATTCTCCGTTTGAGGAGACCGTGTTTGCTGTATCGTACGCCATCACCACGAGTTCCCTGGGTATGTTCGTGCTGTTTTTCTATGGGATCGCTCGTAATGACGTCCGGAGTCAGTGGTTGAAAATGCGATGCTGGTTGGAAAAACGCAAGAATCGTTGCTGCCGCACTAGGAGCGTGTGCGATGCGAACGCTGCAATTCCGACACAGCCTTTGGTGCAAAATTTCGTTCCGCCATTGTCGAATTCACAAGCCACTCAAGCGATATCCGATTCGAACTCTATCGCTTCATCGAGAAACACTAATCAGTCGCAGCAGATCTACAACAGCTCGAAACTCACGGAATTCGTGGCCAATCGAGAAAATATGCCTGCCATTCCCGTGAATACGAAAGCGGCGAATCTAATAGTAATGCATCGTCATCAGTATCGTTCTAACAATTCCGTCACCACGTACACCGAACCGTCGTCGGCCTGCGTCGAGATGTTCTACAATCCTCATCAGAGCGGCGTTGCCAGGAAGTTCTTCAAGAAACAACGTAGACACGCGACCGCGAAGAAGAACAATCTCGGCCCGAGGAAGCAGGGCGACGGCGGAGCTACTAGTGACGGCGGCAGTTGCATCTCCATACCTCGGCCTAAGATCAATAATAGCTTAGAACGCAGCATTCTGAGCAGCAGCGCTAAAGTGAACAACACCAATATACACGTTGAACTGAATCCCATAAATGACATAAAAAACGTGAATATATTGTCCGACAGTGGTGGTAGCATCTCTGAAGAAAGAAACATCCCAATACGCTTTGTTATCGGTCAGGAGAACTTGATGCATAATATCAAGAAGATCAATAACAGCATGCAACAGGATAGTTTACACATTAACATCGCGACGTCTAACACAATGAGAGAAACGCCACAACCGAGACGAGCGGCACTAGACTCGGACGCGGACGTTTCGAAGACGGACGAAGAGTGGCACTTACGGAACGTCTCTCAGCAATGTAGCTTGGAATATAGCTCCGAGGTGGACACTGTCACGCAGATGACTAGCGAACGAAGTGATCATAATCTACCGGAAATCTGTGAGAACATGGAAACGGCAGAGGAGGAGCGTTTCTCGAGGAAGAGGTGTCCCAGCGTAAACGAGATTGATGTCGTCACCGAGGAGGAACGCGCGTCGAGAGACGTAAGACGGTTGTATCTTTCCAACAGCATGTACTGTCTATCATTGGAACATGAGAAACTGCCGATGAACAGCTACTGCAATTCGTTGAACGACATCACATCGCTGATGAGCGTGCAGCACCGCGACTACTCGAAACCATCGTTCGTAGATGTACAAAGCACAACCAGTTCAAATCTATGTGGGCAAGAAGTTCCTGAATCCCGAGAATCATTTAACCGCTCAGAACGTTCGCTGTTCGAGATAAACAGCTTGACCAGTGATAATCCATGTACCTTGACACCGCACGCAGAGACTCCCTACGCCTGTTCCCTGTCGAATATCTATTGTACCTCAGACAAAAGTTTGGAGGAGAACAACTTTCGCGAGGAGCCGCAACTGCCAGACGTGGATCATAATGTGTTTAATGCACCCGAGTCGAAAGATCTTCTGCTGGAAAAGAACTTCAGTTCTCTTGCTGATATTCCGTCAATTAGTAGGTCTAGTTCGCGTGATATTAATAATCTCAATTTAATCGGCGAAATGAACGCGTGTACGGAACCTGCAAAGTCGAGTGATATACAACAATTCGAGGCTAATGAAATCTATTTAGATGAATCGATGAGCCATTTGCCAGTTAAGAAAGAAACGAgtgtttaa